The Deltaproteobacteria bacterium genome contains a region encoding:
- the nth gene encoding endonuclease III: MADKIAKKRIRQILEILRNTYPNVKTALDHRTPLEMLIATILSAQCTDARVNEVTKTLFKKLRTANDFAEVPIEDLEEMIRPTGFYRNKAKSIKACCAGLIEKHGGKVPDNLETLVRLPGVGRKTANVVLGSAFGIPGIVVDTHVKRVSKRIGLTRESDPVKIEFDLMPLIPKKDWIDFSHQMIWHGRRLCTARKPRCPECPLRKLCDYGCEI; the protein is encoded by the coding sequence ATGGCTGATAAAATTGCAAAAAAGCGTATCAGGCAAATTTTGGAGATCCTAAGGAACACCTATCCGAATGTCAAGACTGCCCTGGACCATAGAACCCCCCTGGAGATGCTGATTGCCACTATTCTTTCGGCCCAGTGCACGGATGCGCGCGTAAACGAGGTGACAAAGACCCTCTTTAAGAAGCTGCGAACTGCAAACGACTTTGCTGAAGTGCCGATCGAGGATCTAGAGGAAATGATCCGTCCCACGGGCTTTTATCGCAACAAGGCAAAGAGCATTAAGGCATGCTGCGCAGGGCTCATAGAGAAACATGGCGGCAAGGTCCCCGACAATCTGGAGACATTGGTTAGACTCCCTGGCGTGGGGCGAAAGACAGCCAACGTCGTGCTCGGAAGCGCTTTTGGGATACCCGGAATAGTCGTGGACACGCACGTAAAACGCGTGTCTAAGCGCATAGGCCTTACAAGGGAAAGCGATCCGGTCAAGATCGAGTTTGACCTCATGCCCCTGATTCCCAAGAAGGACTGGATAGACTTTTCACATCAAATGATCTGGCACGGGAGGCGTTTGTGCACAGCCCGCAAACCAAGATGTCCGGAATGCCCCCTGAGAAAGCTGTGTGATTATGGGTGCGAGATTTGA
- a CDS encoding tRNA 4-thiouridine(8) synthase ThiI, with translation MISTSQQKKPVAKTGRQVKSNVVRALGLTSGGLDSILSALVLRDQGIEVAWINFETPFFASDKAREAARMTGISLMVKNITGVYIEMLRNPNCGYGANMNPCLDCHALMFQIAGSIMKKEGFDFLFSGEVVGQRPMSQTKPSLRYVEKNSGFDGYILRPLSAKLLPLTIPEELGLVDRERLLGISGRGRKEQIKLAEAFGVTQCPAPAGGCLLTDSAFCKRLKDLFDHQDDCQERDLELLKYGRHFRLREKHKVIVGRTKDDNKRISSFADPCKDIKLRMTDMPSPIVLIPYGAPGEIVHEAATLCAAHSKAPDGQPARVSVKAPGGSSVLTVLSAPREEYHRYLI, from the coding sequence ATGATTTCTACCTCTCAGCAAAAAAAGCCGGTTGCCAAGACAGGGCGCCAAGTCAAGTCCAACGTCGTTCGCGCCCTGGGCTTGACCTCCGGCGGGCTTGACAGCATTCTCTCTGCCCTCGTTCTGAGGGATCAAGGCATCGAGGTGGCCTGGATCAACTTTGAAACCCCGTTTTTCGCCTCGGATAAGGCACGTGAAGCCGCCCGCATGACAGGGATATCTCTTATGGTGAAAAACATTACCGGCGTCTACATTGAGATGCTCAGGAATCCCAACTGCGGCTACGGCGCCAACATGAACCCCTGCCTGGATTGTCACGCCCTCATGTTTCAGATTGCGGGATCGATCATGAAAAAAGAGGGGTTTGATTTTCTTTTCAGCGGTGAAGTAGTGGGCCAGCGGCCCATGTCCCAGACCAAACCTTCGCTGCGTTATGTTGAGAAAAACTCCGGTTTTGATGGCTACATCCTTCGCCCCCTAAGCGCCAAATTGCTCCCCCTTACTATTCCCGAAGAACTGGGCCTGGTGGATCGTGAGCGTCTGTTAGGCATTTCGGGGCGCGGGCGAAAGGAACAGATAAAACTGGCTGAGGCCTTTGGCGTCACGCAGTGTCCTGCTCCGGCCGGGGGATGTCTTCTGACGGATTCCGCGTTTTGCAAACGTCTAAAGGACCTCTTCGATCATCAGGATGATTGTCAAGAGCGAGACCTTGAGCTTCTAAAATACGGCCGCCATTTTCGTCTCCGTGAGAAACACAAGGTCATTGTAGGTCGCACAAAGGACGACAATAAACGGATCTCAAGTTTTGCAGATCCTTGCAAAGACATAAAACTCCGCATGACAGATATGCCAAGCCCGATTGTGCTGATCCCCTATGGCGCCCCGGGAGAGATAGTACATGAGGCAGCCACGCTTTGCGCAGCCCACAGCAAAGCCCCGGATGGCCAGCCGGCCCGCGTCTCAGTAAAAGCCCCCGGGGGTTCAAGCGTACTCACGGTCTTAAGCGCTCCTCGTGAAGAATATCATCGTTATCTTATCTAG
- a CDS encoding aromatic ring hydroxylase, giving the protein MALMTPEQFEESLKKLKPRVFMNGKRVENILENRNTRTVVEANKASYAWALDPRYKDIMTCYSPLIDDAVNRYTHVSAGTEDLVKKAEAGTFTAEMLGTCIYRCAGYDAFHSLAGTTWEMDRDLGTEYHPRFLEYLKMVQTKDLAVAGALTEPRGSRNKKTLDWPDPFLSLKIVDKNKQGIVVRGAKINISGAYASHELAVLPQAAHFEGEEDYAVAFATPVDADGITFVCQYTPYSAERDMAEDIEELGNPVFGQRETSMVVFDNVFVPWERVFHCGEYAYSGKLVSRFARTHRMTCGGTCKVGFMNQIIGASKLIQEYKGLEKATHINDQLMEMVVLRETSRACGLAAAHKGTEEPPGSGVFLPDEIMGNVSKLNVCNAFWRVMALAGDIGGGLIVTLPSLKELKNPEVKDFVEEFYSFGSDEPTENIMKVHKLLQNWTAGLHGVGTWHGAGPVMAQKIMLQRVIDYEHEKNLVKQTLKLKEKRKVKGKD; this is encoded by the coding sequence ATGGCCTTAATGACACCGGAACAATTTGAGGAAAGCCTGAAAAAGCTGAAACCCAGGGTATTTATGAACGGCAAGCGGGTGGAGAACATCCTTGAAAACAGAAATACCCGAACCGTTGTGGAAGCCAACAAGGCCAGCTATGCCTGGGCCCTTGATCCCAGATACAAGGATATCATGACCTGCTACTCGCCCCTGATTGACGATGCGGTAAATAGATACACTCATGTAAGCGCCGGCACGGAAGACCTGGTAAAAAAGGCCGAAGCAGGCACCTTTACGGCAGAGATGCTCGGAACATGCATATATCGGTGTGCAGGATATGATGCCTTTCATTCCCTGGCCGGCACCACCTGGGAGATGGATCGCGATCTGGGGACAGAATACCACCCCCGGTTTCTGGAATACCTGAAGATGGTTCAAACGAAGGACCTCGCTGTTGCGGGGGCGCTTACCGAACCAAGGGGAAGTCGGAACAAGAAGACGCTGGACTGGCCTGATCCTTTTCTTTCGTTAAAGATTGTGGACAAGAACAAACAGGGTATCGTGGTGCGAGGGGCCAAGATAAATATCAGCGGGGCCTATGCCAGCCACGAGCTGGCGGTCTTGCCCCAGGCCGCCCATTTCGAGGGTGAAGAGGATTACGCTGTTGCATTTGCAACCCCTGTCGATGCCGACGGGATTACTTTTGTGTGTCAATACACCCCGTATTCCGCTGAAAGGGATATGGCCGAAGACATTGAGGAATTGGGGAACCCGGTTTTCGGCCAGCGTGAGACATCCATGGTAGTCTTTGATAATGTCTTTGTTCCCTGGGAACGGGTTTTTCACTGTGGAGAGTACGCGTATTCCGGAAAGCTCGTGAGCCGTTTTGCCAGGACCCATCGCATGACCTGCGGCGGGACCTGCAAAGTGGGTTTTATGAATCAGATCATCGGCGCCTCAAAACTCATTCAAGAATACAAAGGCCTGGAAAAGGCCACGCATATTAATGATCAATTGATGGAGATGGTGGTCTTAAGGGAGACAAGCCGGGCTTGCGGATTGGCGGCCGCGCACAAAGGCACTGAGGAACCCCCGGGTTCCGGTGTATTCTTGCCTGACGAAATCATGGGCAATGTTTCAAAATTAAATGTTTGCAATGCCTTCTGGAGGGTCATGGCCCTGGCCGGAGATATTGGCGGCGGTCTGATCGTCACACTTCCTTCCCTTAAAGAATTGAAAAACCCTGAGGTCAAAGACTTTGTGGAGGAATTCTACAGTTTTGGATCTGATGAGCCCACGGAAAATATCATGAAGGTCCACAAGCTCTTGCAGAACTGGACCGCCGGCCTTCACGGTGTGGGTACATGGCATGGCGCCGGACCGGTCATGGCCCAGAAGATCATGCTTCAGAGGGTGATCGATTACGAGCATGAAAAGAATCTCGTCAAACAGACATTAAAGCTCAAGGAAAAGAGAAAAGTAAAAGGTAAAGACTGA
- a CDS encoding dephospho-CoA kinase has translation MEKETDWEKLIRRMELLMRLKSFPVAFKMLEKHEDLEKIPFLRRTEHKVTLCQLITLVRNFDWTVGAELDDFVFPACPSILGLTDTPDTYKDGTFRSIVWVKTKEDARKYEACIPRIPLGKYKAVAMAPLVYNPFEPEIVLIYANPAQMMLLINSLQFEDYEVMQFHCVGESSCSDAIARCYLTGKPSLTIPCYGERRYGHCQDEDLVMAVPAHMMEKALRGMEALYRRGVRYPISFAGAEGDVTPLFPPAYSRLEEFAKTIRGKDNRLLLGVTGGIASGKTAVSDVLQELGVPLIDFDLIARQVVEPGRPAFEKIVDYFGKQVLKEDGALDRKKLSKIVFRDLEKRKKLEAYTHPPIYEEFLKQVNEIAEKDPGAIIQVVVPLLIELNLQYMFHKLLVVHIPQEQQVERLAKRDGISKEEAANILKAQLPIDEKVGYADFVVHNEGSIEETRRQVEDIWERLRKLQKEGSTSK, from the coding sequence ATGGAAAAGGAGACTGATTGGGAAAAGCTGATCAGAAGGATGGAGCTTTTAATGAGGCTCAAGTCCTTTCCTGTGGCCTTTAAGATGCTGGAAAAACATGAAGACCTTGAAAAAATTCCGTTTTTGCGCAGGACAGAGCACAAGGTAACCCTTTGTCAACTGATTACGCTTGTCAGAAACTTTGACTGGACCGTGGGGGCAGAGCTTGACGATTTCGTGTTTCCGGCCTGTCCTTCTATCCTGGGTCTGACAGACACTCCGGATACTTACAAGGACGGCACGTTCCGAAGCATTGTCTGGGTCAAGACTAAGGAAGACGCCAGGAAATACGAGGCCTGTATCCCCCGCATCCCACTTGGAAAGTACAAGGCCGTGGCCATGGCCCCTCTGGTCTACAATCCCTTTGAACCTGAGATTGTCCTCATCTACGCCAATCCTGCTCAGATGATGCTCTTGATCAATTCGCTCCAGTTTGAAGACTATGAAGTCATGCAGTTCCATTGTGTGGGAGAATCCTCCTGCTCGGACGCCATCGCCAGGTGCTATTTGACCGGTAAACCTTCATTGACTATCCCCTGCTATGGTGAACGGCGCTACGGACACTGCCAGGATGAAGATCTGGTCATGGCCGTGCCGGCGCACATGATGGAAAAGGCCCTCCGGGGCATGGAGGCCCTCTATCGTAGAGGCGTTCGCTACCCCATCAGTTTCGCCGGCGCCGAGGGTGACGTGACGCCCCTGTTCCCACCTGCCTACAGCCGTCTGGAAGAATTTGCCAAGACCATCAGAGGCAAAGACAACCGTTTGCTCCTGGGCGTGACCGGAGGCATTGCCAGCGGAAAGACCGCCGTGTCCGATGTGTTACAGGAACTGGGGGTTCCCTTGATCGATTTTGATTTGATCGCAAGGCAGGTGGTTGAACCGGGAAGGCCGGCCTTTGAAAAAATCGTCGATTATTTTGGAAAGCAGGTCCTTAAGGAAGATGGCGCTCTGGACCGCAAAAAGCTCTCAAAAATCGTCTTTCGAGATCTGGAAAAAAGAAAGAAGCTCGAGGCTTATACGCATCCACCAATCTATGAAGAATTCTTGAAACAGGTAAATGAGATCGCGGAAAAGGACCCTGGCGCCATCATCCAGGTAGTGGTCCCACTCCTGATTGAGCTAAACTTGCAGTATATGTTTCATAAGCTCCTGGTTGTTCACATCCCACAGGAGCAACAGGTAGAGCGCCTGGCCAAACGGGACGGCATCAGTAAAGAGGAAGCAGCCAATATCCTCAAGGCGCAACTTCCCATAGACGAGAAAGTCGGGTATGCCGACTTTGTGGTACATAACGAAGGTTCTATTGAGGAAACCAGAAGACAGGTAGAGGATATTTGGGAAAGATTAAGGAAGCTTCAGAAAGAAGGCTCAACGTCGAAGTAG
- a CDS encoding PHP domain-containing protein: MLKFVRNKLVSVQRKDRDNLLVHGILDDDIYSLELRVSVRISDLEILAIQGKWNRWTTPECPRAIRFLQQAVGYHIEDEGFSRKIHKTVGRKACRHHANLLIECCDAANQAAMLARWEDEKAKNESLTLEQFVKNDLKDGPEPAPVSAIINQQRPLQKDQDAYDTVEKNVSGGMIIDLHAHTCPASPCSSVPVDRLIEEAKGIGLDGICLTDHNYAWESDLVEDLRQKHGFLVLRGNEITTDQGHMLVFGLDKPIKGIIRLEDLREDALKEDGFIIVPHPFRGFLTFGVGRLGLTPEKAMERPLFKWVDAVEVMNGKVTEKENRFASKVAAGLGLPVTGGSDAHAIGEVGVYATRFSEVIKDEGGLIKALQNGSYAPIAFRKEPF; this comes from the coding sequence ATGCTGAAATTCGTACGAAACAAGCTGGTAAGCGTTCAAAGAAAAGATCGGGACAACCTGCTTGTTCACGGCATCCTTGATGACGACATATACAGCCTGGAGCTCCGTGTCTCCGTAAGGATATCTGACCTGGAGATTCTTGCCATCCAAGGCAAATGGAATCGTTGGACCACGCCGGAATGCCCAAGGGCAATTCGTTTTCTTCAACAAGCCGTGGGGTATCATATTGAAGATGAAGGCTTTTCCCGGAAAATCCACAAGACTGTCGGTCGCAAGGCGTGCCGGCATCATGCAAACCTCCTCATAGAGTGCTGTGATGCTGCAAACCAGGCAGCCATGCTGGCCCGATGGGAGGATGAGAAGGCCAAGAATGAAAGCCTGACCCTTGAGCAATTTGTTAAGAACGACCTGAAAGATGGGCCGGAGCCCGCCCCTGTGAGCGCCATTATCAACCAGCAACGGCCCCTCCAAAAGGATCAAGACGCTTATGATACAGTAGAAAAGAACGTATCCGGGGGAATGATCATCGACTTGCACGCACACACCTGTCCGGCTTCTCCGTGCAGTTCAGTGCCTGTGGACCGCTTGATTGAAGAGGCCAAAGGGATCGGTCTGGACGGCATCTGTCTTACCGACCACAATTATGCATGGGAATCCGACCTCGTGGAAGATCTTAGGCAGAAACACGGATTCCTTGTCCTCAGGGGCAACGAGATTACCACCGATCAGGGCCACATGCTTGTCTTTGGCCTGGATAAGCCTATCAAGGGGATTATCAGACTGGAGGACCTCAGAGAGGATGCCTTAAAAGAAGATGGGTTCATAATTGTGCCCCACCCATTCAGGGGGTTCTTGACCTTTGGTGTGGGCCGCCTCGGACTGACCCCGGAAAAGGCCATGGAAAGACCCCTTTTCAAATGGGTCGATGCCGTAGAGGTCATGAACGGTAAAGTCACGGAAAAAGAGAATCGGTTTGCGTCAAAGGTTGCTGCCGGCCTGGGCCTTCCGGTCACAGGCGGAAGCGATGCCCATGCGATCGGTGAAGTCGGAGTCTACGCGACCCGGTTTTCTGAAGTCATCAAGGATGAGGGCGGCCTCATCAAAGCCCTGCAAAATGGAAGTTATGCACCGATCGCCTTCAGAAAGGAGCCCTTCTAA
- a CDS encoding DUF2889 domain-containing protein, with product MPSLLGFSRNRCTCVEQLDGQTMRSWCRLQDTLTDAFVEIIVRLPDLEITGARGEVLRSHQEECLKPAGSLEKMVGVRIGPGMLEIIKGLMGKTEVCSQLTFMVEECCHSVILSLTKDVLSAAPTDKEGAKDFFRDMVKGNARLYNRCAAFAPGSPLVEGIENLQSQEETC from the coding sequence ATGCCTAGCCTTCTCGGTTTTTCAAGAAATCGATGTACTTGTGTTGAGCAACTTGACGGTCAGACGATGAGGTCGTGGTGCCGACTGCAGGACACCTTGACGGATGCATTTGTTGAAATCATAGTCCGGCTGCCCGATCTTGAGATCACAGGCGCAAGAGGTGAAGTCCTCCGCAGTCACCAGGAAGAATGTCTGAAGCCGGCCGGATCCCTTGAGAAAATGGTTGGGGTTCGGATAGGACCCGGTATGCTGGAAATCATCAAGGGCCTCATGGGCAAAACCGAAGTTTGTAGCCAACTGACCTTTATGGTGGAGGAGTGCTGCCACAGCGTTATCTTGTCTCTCACCAAAGATGTGTTAAGCGCTGCGCCAACAGACAAGGAGGGCGCAAAGGATTTTTTTAGGGACATGGTCAAGGGAAATGCCAGATTGTACAATCGCTGCGCCGCCTTTGCCCCTGGGAGTCCGCTTGTGGAAGGTATTGAGAACTTGCAGAGTCAAGAAGAGACATGCTGA